The following proteins come from a genomic window of Nocardioides albertanoniae:
- a CDS encoding SAF domain-containing protein, producing the protein MTSTTVRSDRATPSEGPKALPPPKLRRRPWLSVAAAAAIALGAFGGTWVWAATTDTVEVLAARTTIPRGALITHDDLERVRITTDPALAPLPANALDDVVGKRAAYDILSGGLITAEAATDDPVPGEGKSVVGVALTPAQEPGVALRSGDLVRVVVAPAVGEEVPSGTPQFSEAEVVESHRGEDGTLVVSVMVPHAEATLLAARAASGNVALVLDSGVE; encoded by the coding sequence ATGACCAGCACCACAGTACGCAGCGACCGAGCCACGCCGTCCGAGGGCCCGAAGGCGTTGCCGCCGCCAAAGCTGCGCCGCCGGCCGTGGCTATCGGTCGCCGCCGCAGCCGCGATCGCGCTCGGCGCGTTCGGAGGCACGTGGGTCTGGGCGGCGACCACGGACACGGTCGAGGTGCTGGCGGCGCGTACAACGATTCCTCGCGGTGCGCTGATCACGCACGACGACCTCGAGCGGGTGCGGATCACCACCGACCCAGCTCTTGCTCCCCTTCCGGCGAATGCTCTGGATGACGTGGTGGGCAAGCGAGCGGCGTACGACATCTTGTCCGGGGGTCTGATCACTGCTGAGGCTGCGACGGATGACCCGGTGCCCGGTGAGGGGAAGTCGGTGGTCGGGGTGGCGCTGACTCCGGCGCAGGAGCCGGGGGTGGCGCTTCGCAGTGGGGATCTCGTCCGGGTCGTGGTCGCTCCGGCCGTCGGCGAGGAGGTGCCGAGCGGTACGCCGCAGTTCTCCGAGGCGGAAGTCGTCGAGTCCCACCGCGGCGAGGATGGGACGCTGGTGGTCAGCGTGATGGTGCCGCATGCCGAGGCGACGCTGCTGGCAGCACGTGCTGCCAGCGGCAACGTGGCGCTCGTGCTCGACTCCGGGGTCGAGTGA
- a CDS encoding CpaF family protein has translation MNDHRPRTSNIEPPDPNRLPLFAPQRTMPTSTAPRNGHRVGSGPLASSETGIGSVEVDWSLVAALRAQASEQLSQAVAADGVRLDKESQEELAKAIVLDLIEAAMADDMDVGAPTWTAAKQRAVFKAVLDSLFRLGRLQPLVEREDVENILVTGCDEVFLELVDGTLLAGPPVADSDEELIEFLVFLSSRGEGSSRPFSPARPTLHLTLGEYARLAAVAWRMPRPSMVIRLHRMVEVTLDDLVDMQMLTPVAASFLRAAVRARESIVVSGVQGAGKTTVVRALCNEIPPREVLGTFETEYELYLHKLKTQHPIVYPWEARPGSGEYGPDGRQAGEFTLDEALYDSFRFNLSRQIVGEVRGKEVWPMIKAMESGPGSISTTHASDGVAALRKLVTCAMEAGPHVTHTLATAKLAATLRLIVHLELHTTQIADGEWQRTRRVAEIVAVEPGEHELGYATTPVFTTDPATGMATPTTLPDRYRALAAYGFDYAGYLATQTPYRPDGVS, from the coding sequence ATGAACGACCACCGTCCGCGGACGAGCAACATCGAGCCGCCAGATCCGAACCGGTTGCCGCTGTTCGCGCCGCAACGGACCATGCCGACATCAACGGCACCGCGGAACGGTCACCGGGTGGGGTCCGGGCCGCTCGCTTCCTCCGAGACTGGTATCGGTTCTGTCGAGGTTGACTGGTCGCTGGTCGCTGCGCTCCGTGCTCAGGCTTCGGAGCAGCTGAGCCAGGCGGTGGCCGCTGACGGCGTACGTCTGGACAAAGAGTCGCAGGAGGAGCTGGCCAAGGCGATCGTGCTGGACCTGATCGAGGCCGCGATGGCGGACGACATGGACGTCGGCGCGCCGACCTGGACCGCGGCGAAGCAACGCGCGGTCTTCAAGGCGGTGCTTGACTCGCTCTTTCGACTCGGCAGGCTGCAACCGTTGGTAGAGCGTGAGGATGTCGAGAACATCCTGGTCACCGGATGTGACGAGGTCTTCCTCGAGCTCGTCGACGGGACCCTCCTCGCCGGACCACCAGTGGCGGATTCGGATGAGGAGCTGATCGAGTTCCTCGTGTTCCTCTCCTCTCGAGGCGAAGGGTCCTCGCGGCCGTTCTCGCCGGCGCGACCGACGTTGCATCTGACCTTGGGTGAGTACGCCCGCCTCGCCGCCGTGGCCTGGCGGATGCCTCGACCCTCCATGGTGATCCGCCTGCACCGCATGGTCGAAGTCACCCTCGATGACTTGGTGGACATGCAGATGCTCACCCCTGTCGCGGCCTCGTTCCTCCGCGCCGCCGTCAGAGCCCGGGAGTCGATCGTCGTCTCAGGGGTCCAGGGAGCTGGCAAGACAACCGTCGTCCGTGCGCTGTGCAACGAGATCCCGCCACGCGAGGTGCTCGGCACCTTCGAGACCGAGTACGAGCTGTACCTGCACAAGCTCAAGACCCAGCACCCGATCGTCTACCCGTGGGAGGCCCGACCGGGCTCGGGCGAGTACGGCCCCGACGGACGCCAGGCTGGTGAGTTCACCCTGGACGAGGCGCTGTATGACTCCTTCCGGTTCAACCTGTCGCGCCAGATCGTCGGCGAGGTCCGAGGCAAGGAGGTCTGGCCGATGATCAAAGCGATGGAGTCCGGCCCCGGCTCGATCTCGACCACTCACGCCTCCGATGGCGTCGCGGCCCTGCGCAAGCTGGTCACCTGCGCCATGGAGGCCGGGCCTCACGTCACTCACACGCTGGCCACCGCCAAGCTCGCCGCAACCCTGCGCCTGATCGTCCACCTGGAACTGCACACCACCCAGATTGCCGACGGCGAGTGGCAGCGCACCCGCCGAGTCGCAGAGATCGTCGCGGTCGAGCCCGGCGAGCACGAGCTCGGGTACGCCACGACCCCCGTCTTCACCACAGACCCCGCCACCGGGATGGCAACGCCTACGACCCTTCCGGACAGGTATCGTGCCCTCGCCGCGTACGGGTTCGACTATGCCGGGTACCTCGCGACGCAGACTCCCTACCGCCCGGACGGTGTCTCATGA